One window from the genome of Mucilaginibacter ginsenosidivorans encodes:
- a CDS encoding VCBS repeat-containing protein yields the protein MRYRSYLFYLLAPVFLFSCKNNTLFKKISSSHSGVTFNNLIVENDTINPLDKLNIYNGGGVGVGDFNGDGLQDIYFAGNAVSNKLYINEGDMQFKDVTTEAGVGGKGGWGRGVSVVDINNDGWPDIYVCNTLLSDSTKRLNLLYINQGPDKNGVPHFKEMAKEYGLNINLYSTMASFFDYDNDGDLDMYLAVNDAESTDNVSLFKPIIKDGTGHSTGHLYRNDWDPVLKHPVFHDVSKQAGILIEGFGHAASTVDINRDGWKDIYVTNDFLPDNILYINNHDGTFTDKSKEYFKHTSLSSMGQDIEDINNDGLADVVELDMNPGDNYRKKMFMSPNNYQAFQNMDRYGYQYQYSRNVLQINQGPRMGQNDSIGDPAFSDISFMAGVSQTDWSWGPLLTDFDNDGYRDLIITNGYPRDVTDHDFMNFRAQSYFIASKKQVLDQIPVVKISNFAFKNTGHLQFNDVTKSWGLGTPSFSNGAVYADLDNDGDMDVIINNTNDEAMIYKNTSREKDPNTSHYLHIKFAGGPNNRDGIGAWADIYYDHGKHQVYENTPFRGYLSTIQNIAHFGLGNVTAIDSVVIRWQNWKKQVLRNVKADQVLQVSIKDASEPYTFTQPAIDKKTLFSEVTRMLGVNYIHEDEDVIDFNIQKLLPHKLSEYSPGLAVGDVDGNGLDDIIVGGTSKHPSQLFLQGADGKFTQRNLLASGQIKPGDDFKDEGLILFDANGDGKADLYVASGGYENQPGSPPYQDRLYINDGKGNFTEATDALPKNFTSKLCVRAVDYNKDGKLDLFVSGRVDPWNYPKPVSSFILRNDSKDGHAKFTDVTPSVAKSLVNVGLVCDAEFTDFDNDGWPDLILAGEWMPVTFLKNDHGVFKNVTANTGIENKLGWWNTIAAGDFDHDGDIDYIVGNTGLNTFFTASDQYPAYITAKDFDNNGSYDAFPSVFLKDENGEMKEFPVHTRDDIIKQVLMMRTKYQNYKSFATATMDDVLPPDMRKGALRLKANIQESVYLRNDGNGKFTMIPLPLEAQTSELCGMVVDDFDGDGNLDVVMNGNDYGTELTTGRYDALNGLMLKGDGKGAFKPLTIMQSGIYIPANGKALVKVMGAKGDYLLAASQNRGPMKIFELKRAVHIVKLQPMDMFAIIKYKNGKTARQEFYYGDSFLSQSGRYLSIDSSMASVTVTDNDGHSRNIPLN from the coding sequence ATGAGATACCGTTCCTATCTTTTTTATTTACTCGCGCCTGTTTTTCTGTTTTCTTGCAAGAATAATACATTATTCAAAAAGATATCTTCATCACATTCAGGTGTAACTTTTAATAATCTTATTGTCGAGAACGACACGATAAACCCGCTTGATAAATTAAACATCTATAATGGCGGAGGTGTAGGCGTAGGTGATTTTAACGGCGACGGCCTGCAGGATATTTATTTTGCCGGTAATGCCGTTTCAAACAAGCTGTATATCAATGAAGGCGATATGCAATTCAAAGATGTTACTACTGAGGCCGGTGTTGGCGGTAAAGGAGGATGGGGACGGGGCGTTTCGGTGGTTGACATCAATAATGATGGCTGGCCTGATATATATGTATGCAATACTTTATTAAGCGATTCCACAAAACGGCTCAACCTTCTTTACATCAATCAAGGGCCCGATAAAAATGGCGTTCCGCATTTTAAGGAAATGGCTAAAGAATACGGTTTGAATATTAATCTTTATTCAACCATGGCGTCTTTTTTTGATTATGATAATGATGGCGACCTGGATATGTACCTGGCCGTTAACGATGCGGAGTCGACGGATAATGTAAGCTTGTTTAAACCAATTATAAAAGATGGTACCGGGCACAGTACCGGGCATCTTTACCGCAATGACTGGGACCCGGTTTTGAAGCACCCGGTATTTCATGATGTTTCCAAACAAGCCGGTATCCTTATCGAAGGTTTTGGTCATGCTGCCAGTACGGTAGATATTAACCGTGATGGATGGAAGGATATCTATGTGACCAATGACTTCCTGCCAGACAATATACTCTACATCAACAACCACGACGGTACGTTTACCGACAAGTCGAAAGAATATTTTAAGCACACGTCGCTAAGCTCCATGGGGCAGGATATCGAAGATATTAACAACGACGGCCTTGCCGATGTTGTGGAGCTGGATATGAACCCGGGCGATAATTACAGGAAGAAGATGTTTATGAGCCCCAATAATTACCAGGCTTTTCAGAACATGGACCGGTATGGATACCAGTACCAGTATTCGCGTAACGTCCTCCAGATAAACCAGGGGCCGCGCATGGGGCAAAATGATTCGATCGGAGATCCGGCTTTCAGCGATATTTCTTTCATGGCCGGTGTTTCACAAACCGATTGGAGCTGGGGGCCGTTATTGACCGATTTTGATAATGACGGCTATCGCGACCTTATCATTACAAATGGTTACCCGCGCGATGTTACGGACCATGATTTTATGAATTTCAGGGCACAGTCTTATTTTATCGCCAGTAAAAAGCAGGTGCTGGACCAGATACCGGTAGTTAAAATATCAAATTTTGCCTTCAAAAATACAGGTCATCTTCAATTTAACGATGTAACAAAAAGTTGGGGATTGGGAACGCCTTCATTTTCAAACGGCGCGGTTTATGCCGACCTGGATAATGACGGCGACATGGATGTTATCATCAATAATACCAATGATGAGGCCATGATCTATAAAAATACGTCGCGCGAGAAGGATCCGAATACCAGTCATTACCTTCATATCAAGTTCGCCGGCGGGCCCAACAACAGGGATGGCATTGGTGCGTGGGCCGACATTTATTATGACCACGGCAAACACCAGGTATATGAAAACACCCCGTTCAGGGGATACCTCTCAACTATTCAGAATATAGCTCATTTTGGTCTGGGTAATGTTACGGCTATCGATTCGGTAGTGATACGCTGGCAGAACTGGAAAAAACAGGTTCTAAGAAACGTGAAAGCCGACCAGGTGTTACAGGTAAGCATAAAGGATGCCAGTGAACCATATACCTTCACACAGCCGGCAATCGACAAAAAGACATTGTTTAGCGAAGTGACCCGAATGCTTGGGGTTAATTATATACATGAGGACGAAGATGTTATCGATTTTAATATCCAGAAGTTGTTACCTCATAAACTATCAGAATATTCACCGGGCCTGGCCGTGGGAGACGTCGACGGTAATGGTTTGGACGATATAATTGTCGGCGGGACCTCGAAGCACCCATCCCAATTATTTTTGCAAGGCGCTGATGGCAAATTCACACAACGAAATTTATTGGCATCTGGTCAAATTAAGCCTGGTGATGATTTCAAGGACGAAGGACTGATCCTGTTTGATGCAAATGGAGACGGAAAGGCTGATCTGTATGTTGCCAGCGGGGGATACGAAAACCAGCCCGGTTCGCCCCCTTACCAGGACAGGCTTTACATCAACGACGGAAAAGGCAACTTTACCGAAGCCACTGATGCATTGCCCAAAAACTTTACAAGTAAGTTGTGTGTGCGCGCGGTTGATTACAATAAGGACGGAAAGCTTGATCTGTTCGTATCCGGCAGGGTTGATCCGTGGAATTATCCAAAGCCTGTTTCCAGCTTTATTCTTCGTAATGACAGCAAAGACGGTCATGCAAAGTTTACCGATGTTACCCCCTCTGTCGCAAAGAGTCTGGTTAATGTCGGACTTGTTTGCGATGCGGAATTCACCGATTTCGATAACGACGGTTGGCCCGATCTGATCCTGGCCGGAGAATGGATGCCGGTAACCTTTCTGAAAAACGACCATGGTGTCTTTAAAAATGTAACTGCTAATACTGGTATTGAAAATAAATTGGGCTGGTGGAACACCATTGCAGCAGGCGATTTCGATCATGATGGTGATATCGACTATATAGTTGGTAATACCGGCCTCAATACATTCTTCACGGCAAGCGACCAGTACCCCGCTTATATTACGGCGAAAGATTTTGATAATAACGGAAGTTATGATGCATTTCCATCAGTGTTTTTAAAAGATGAAAACGGCGAAATGAAGGAGTTTCCGGTGCACACACGGGACGACATTATAAAACAGGTGCTGATGATGCGCACAAAATATCAGAACTATAAATCGTTTGCCACGGCTACGATGGACGATGTGTTGCCACCTGACATGCGCAAGGGTGCATTGCGTTTGAAAGCGAATATACAGGAGTCGGTTTACCTGCGAAATGACGGAAATGGAAAGTTTACTATGATACCATTGCCGCTGGAGGCGCAGACTTCGGAGTTATGCGGCATGGTTGTAGACGACTTTGATGGCGATGGTAACCTGGATGTCGTAATGAATGGTAATGATTATGGTACAGAACTTACTACCGGCCGTTATGATGCCTTGAATGGGCTGATGCTGAAAGGGGATGGTAAAGGCGCATTTAAACCGCTTACTATTATGCAAAGCGGTATTTATATTCCTGCAAACGGGAAGGCCCTTGTTAAGGTAATGGGGGCAAAAGGCGATTACCTGCTTGCGGCAAGTCAAAACAGGGGGCCGATGAAGATATTTGAATTAAAAAGAGCCGTACATATAGTAAAATTACAGCCGATGGATATGTTCGCTATTATCAAATATAAGAATGGCAAGACAGCAAGGCAGGAGTTTTATTACGGTGATTCTTTCTTGTCCCAGTCGGGCAGGTACCTCAGCATTGATAGCTCAATGGCATCGGTAACCGTAACCGATAACGATGGTCATTCAAGAAATATTCCTCTTAATTGA
- a CDS encoding vanadium-dependent haloperoxidase, producing the protein MKRLNLILAAAFVLLLSSCTRKSTLPPDADVLHANEDALTQVIIYDVFTPPVASRIYGYTNLASYEAMRYADPKLASITAQLRDFEKMPEPQKGKSYNYVLAATKAFFTVAHKVTFSIDTLKRYEDKVYGEYKDALPDSTYTNSMQLGEQIGNTVLKRAMKDDYPQTRGKPKYLGSNSPGKWRPTPPDYMDGVEYCWGDMHPLLVESSKILMPPPPPPYSEDTTSAFFKQAKQVYDTNKHLTKEQETIARYWDDNPFVVMHNGHMMFADKKITPGGHWIGITTIACRQSKASATKTAQAYALTSIALFESFITCWEVKYTYAYVRPVTVINEKVDHNWLPLLQTPPFPEYTAGHSTISAASAVVLTHEFGDNYAFHDTSDLKYIGLQRDFKSFIKASDETAMSRFYGGIHYLNSSLLGAKQGKQVGELIWQKLKLNN; encoded by the coding sequence ATGAAACGTTTAAACCTGATTTTAGCTGCTGCTTTCGTATTGCTCCTCAGTTCCTGCACCCGCAAGAGCACCTTACCGCCGGATGCCGATGTTTTGCATGCCAATGAAGATGCGCTGACACAGGTGATCATCTACGATGTATTCACCCCGCCTGTAGCCAGCCGGATTTACGGCTATACCAACCTGGCCAGCTACGAAGCCATGCGTTATGCCGACCCGAAACTGGCCTCGATCACCGCACAGTTGCGCGACTTTGAGAAAATGCCCGAACCACAGAAAGGCAAAAGCTACAACTATGTGCTGGCAGCCACTAAAGCCTTTTTCACCGTTGCTCATAAGGTCACCTTCTCCATCGATACGCTGAAAAGATACGAGGACAAGGTATACGGAGAATATAAAGACGCCCTGCCCGATTCCACCTATACCAATTCGATGCAGCTGGGCGAACAGATCGGCAACACGGTACTGAAACGGGCCATGAAGGACGATTACCCCCAAACCCGTGGCAAACCCAAATACCTGGGCAGCAACAGCCCGGGCAAATGGCGCCCCACACCACCCGATTATATGGATGGGGTAGAATACTGCTGGGGCGATATGCACCCGCTGCTGGTCGAATCATCCAAAATACTGATGCCGCCACCGCCGCCGCCCTACAGCGAGGATACGACAAGCGCCTTCTTTAAACAGGCCAAACAGGTTTACGACACCAACAAACACCTGACCAAAGAACAGGAAACGATAGCCCGTTACTGGGACGATAACCCCTTTGTGGTAATGCACAACGGGCACATGATGTTTGCCGACAAGAAGATCACCCCGGGAGGCCACTGGATCGGCATCACCACGATAGCGTGCAGGCAAAGCAAGGCCAGCGCCACCAAAACGGCCCAGGCCTATGCCCTGACCTCGATCGCCCTGTTCGAATCGTTCATCACCTGCTGGGAAGTAAAATACACCTATGCCTATGTAAGGCCGGTAACGGTGATCAACGAAAAGGTGGACCACAACTGGCTGCCGCTGCTGCAAACCCCGCCCTTCCCGGAATACACGGCAGGGCACAGCACCATATCAGCAGCATCGGCAGTGGTACTGACGCATGAATTTGGCGACAACTATGCTTTTCATGACACCAGCGACCTGAAATACATCGGCCTGCAGCGGGACTTCAAATCGTTCATCAAGGCCTCGGACGAGACGGCAATGAGCCGGTTCTATGGCGGCATACACTACCTGAACAGTTCGCTGCTGGGGGCCAAACAAGGTAAACAGGTAGGGGAACTCATTTGGCAAAAACTAAAACTCAATAACTGA
- a CDS encoding FG-GAP repeat domain-containing protein — protein MKLNKTGLYTIYLLLFVFLITGSMLFNSCKNNTTNLYKPTGDTLADGKMLAQKYCTKCHQAVQPDALTKDVWKFHTLPAMSHYLGLSTYGIDYYKKAPDTSGISLPEWQMIVAYYVKAAPTELHAANKPAPLVSDWVGFSLRKPEAPKNIAYTTLTAVDPSTNKLYTSDVITTKLYEWDANLKSRTVADLPSAALDAAFATENGVRQGIFSCVGQIMPMDFPDGRVMKVDLDSKKTNIEPSLVQSDLARPVQTIGGDFNKDGLADWVILGQGNAIGGVYLLKQNADHTFTQNTISDKAGAAQGIVGDFNNDGWPDLMVLFGRGDEGVWMFLNDQKGGFTTKVILELPPAYDCNSFQLADMNHDGKPDLVLACGYNYHNSRIFKPYHGLYIYTNEGDWKLKRSYFYPINGCTKVVAADFDGDGDIDLATVAFFADFKNNPAESFIYFEQDKPMNFKPHAIPVNKYGRWMTLEAADMNHDGKLDIVLGNYSNGFMIEDVKPSWDQHLPFIVLENHTRK, from the coding sequence ATGAAACTTAACAAAACAGGGCTATATACAATTTACCTGCTGCTTTTTGTTTTCCTTATAACGGGCAGCATGCTATTTAACAGCTGCAAGAATAATACGACCAACCTTTATAAACCAACAGGGGACACCTTAGCCGATGGTAAGATGCTGGCTCAAAAATATTGCACCAAATGCCACCAGGCAGTTCAACCGGATGCGCTGACAAAAGATGTGTGGAAGTTCCATACATTGCCTGCTATGTCGCATTACCTGGGATTATCGACTTATGGTATCGATTATTATAAAAAGGCGCCCGACACCAGTGGTATTTCATTACCCGAATGGCAGATGATAGTAGCATATTACGTTAAAGCGGCCCCAACGGAACTACATGCTGCCAACAAGCCCGCACCGTTGGTTAGCGATTGGGTAGGATTCAGCCTGAGAAAGCCAGAGGCCCCGAAGAATATCGCATATACTACTTTGACCGCTGTAGATCCGTCCACAAATAAATTATACACCAGCGATGTCATTACAACAAAGCTATACGAATGGGACGCAAACCTTAAAAGCCGTACGGTAGCCGACCTTCCCTCGGCGGCCCTGGATGCTGCTTTCGCTACTGAAAATGGCGTTCGCCAGGGAATTTTCTCATGTGTGGGCCAGATAATGCCGATGGACTTTCCTGACGGCAGGGTAATGAAAGTTGACCTGGATTCAAAAAAGACCAACATCGAACCATCACTGGTTCAGTCGGACCTGGCCAGGCCGGTGCAAACCATTGGAGGCGATTTTAACAAAGATGGCCTGGCAGATTGGGTGATCTTAGGGCAGGGCAATGCTATCGGCGGCGTTTATTTATTGAAACAGAACGCCGATCATACGTTTACGCAAAACACAATCTCGGATAAAGCAGGTGCGGCACAAGGTATTGTCGGAGACTTTAATAATGATGGCTGGCCTGACCTGATGGTTTTATTCGGAAGAGGGGATGAAGGCGTATGGATGTTTTTAAACGATCAAAAAGGAGGGTTTACAACCAAGGTTATTCTGGAGCTTCCGCCGGCTTATGATTGTAACAGCTTTCAACTGGCCGACATGAACCATGATGGCAAGCCTGACCTGGTACTTGCATGCGGTTATAATTATCACAATTCGCGGATCTTTAAACCTTACCACGGTTTATATATCTACACCAACGAAGGTGACTGGAAATTAAAGCGATCTTACTTTTACCCCATCAATGGGTGTACAAAAGTAGTTGCAGCCGATTTTGATGGTGACGGAGATATCGATTTAGCTACAGTTGCTTTTTTTGCAGACTTTAAAAATAACCCGGCAGAAAGTTTTATCTATTTTGAGCAGGATAAGCCAATGAATTTTAAGCCTCACGCTATACCTGTGAATAAATACGGGCGCTGGATGACCCTGGAAGCGGCGGATATGAACCATGATGGCAAATTGGATATCGTACTGGGTAATTATTCAAATGGATTTATGATAGAAGATGTTAAACCATCCTGGGACCAGCATCTGCCTTTCATTGTTCTTGAAAATCATACCCGGAAATAG
- a CDS encoding multiheme c-type cytochrome, whose protein sequence is MSKTKLILCVAVLIPMVIALSECLNTKKNADPRGENYAGSATCVSCHKSIYDSYLHTAHFIASQPADSNTIQGSFVKWENELAFNLHTKVVLDKRKSGYYQITYRDQKKGESGRFDIVFGGIKGQTYAYWLANELFQLPVSYVSNAHKWINSPGYQNTEPDFERMITSQCLGCHMSYAKVEPGKLPLFVQNPEGFDRNTIIYNIDCERCHGPAAQHVKFQTENPDIKEAKYIATYKSLTREQKISMCAVCHSGANNVMLKPTFTFKPGDTLSKFMKILPSNLSSNYKNIDVHGDQAGMLATSKCYISTNMSCATCHNTHENERDNVTLFAARCINCHNTGKDHIGKLSDQLDAPTIAKNCIACHMPAFASKLIVAGKSGAMVHTHHIAVYPGETQKILDYLKVTANGTR, encoded by the coding sequence ATGTCCAAAACTAAACTTATATTATGTGTAGCTGTCCTTATTCCAATGGTTATCGCCTTGTCCGAATGTTTAAACACAAAAAAAAATGCGGACCCTCGGGGCGAAAATTATGCAGGATCGGCAACATGTGTAAGTTGTCATAAAAGTATTTACGATTCGTACCTGCATACGGCCCATTTTATTGCGTCACAACCGGCAGATTCAAATACTATCCAGGGCAGTTTCGTTAAATGGGAAAACGAGCTGGCATTTAACCTGCATACCAAAGTTGTTTTGGATAAACGTAAAAGCGGGTATTACCAAATAACTTACCGGGATCAAAAAAAAGGTGAGTCGGGCCGGTTTGATATTGTTTTTGGGGGTATAAAAGGGCAGACTTATGCTTACTGGCTTGCCAACGAATTATTTCAATTACCGGTATCATACGTTAGCAATGCTCACAAATGGATCAACAGTCCGGGGTATCAGAATACTGAGCCCGACTTTGAACGGATGATCACCTCCCAATGCCTGGGATGCCATATGTCCTACGCCAAAGTGGAGCCCGGTAAACTTCCTTTATTTGTGCAAAATCCCGAAGGCTTCGACAGGAATACAATAATTTACAATATCGATTGTGAAAGGTGCCACGGCCCGGCGGCGCAGCACGTGAAATTTCAAACCGAAAACCCGGATATAAAAGAGGCAAAGTACATCGCCACTTACAAATCGCTTACCCGGGAACAAAAGATAAGTATGTGTGCGGTGTGCCATTCAGGCGCAAACAATGTTATGTTAAAACCGACATTTACTTTTAAGCCTGGCGATACTTTGAGCAAGTTTATGAAGATATTGCCGTCAAATTTGTCCTCTAACTACAAAAATATAGACGTTCATGGCGACCAGGCCGGTATGCTTGCGACCAGCAAATGTTATATAAGCACAAATATGAGTTGTGCTACGTGCCACAATACCCACGAGAACGAACGGGATAACGTAACATTATTTGCTGCCCGTTGCATTAACTGCCACAACACCGGCAAAGACCATATTGGTAAATTAAGCGATCAGTTGGATGCCCCCACGATAGCCAAAAATTGCATCGCGTGTCACATGCCCGCCTTTGCCTCAAAACTGATCGTAGCCGGAAAATCAGGCGCCATGGTTCACACACATCATATTGCGGTTTATCCCGGGGAGACGCAAAAGATATTGGACTATTTGAAGGTGACTGCCAACGGCACCCGTTAA
- a CDS encoding glycoside hydrolase family 2 protein, which translates to MKRLVCIPAFLFTISLIFTSHALAQNGVVKQVKLTNFDLQSSALVKEPGSEISNPAYHSRVYWFPVKVPSTVLTGLVANHIYPDPYQGLNNMLIPDASDQFNKEYNLEQYSYLPNEPNPWKKPYWYRTTFKVPATDKGHYFQLIFKGINYRAAVWLNGKLIADSAQMAGMFAEHNLDVSSEIKAGAENALAVKIYPLDYPGYPSKEQLQALGPFYENGGPTGDIGKNVTMLCSAGWDWIPPVRDRNMGIWQPVFLRTTSAVTISRPQLITELPKLPDTSVANLKLNLTLANHSARAEAGKLRINIAPENFTGAAPVQYTEDVNVGGHESKGVKLNKLFSNPHLWWPNNYGRANLYRVRLQYVNRDGSVADDTSFVFGVRTVGSKTTTVKGFVRRDFYVNGKRVHLDGGAWVPDMMVNRDSARYDYEMHLCRNANVNLVRIWGGGVTPPDAFWNAADRYGLMVWSDFWVTGDTQGEFKGSPDWPLEGNVFVTNVVSTIYRIRNHPSLLVWTGGNEGHARRELYDAMRNNIINLDGTRPFIPSSSGFAKLPQGWEGSYPDNMPSGVYSGGPYAWRDPKIYYRLADAGRDWVFKDETGIPSQPPYNTLAKVIPNLVWDTKLPFPLNNSWGYHDAATGAAQYDKYIEEMVKRYGQPATMVNFSDKMQLMNYVGYQGIFEAAGHKLNETGGVMLWKLNAALPSVVWQIYDWYLEPNAGYYAMQNACEPVHMQFNQDDSTVAVINRYHHPTADLRATVSIYNADSKLLKTFNAGGVKLDSAGTKQIMPLKEAMQGINEMVFVVMDLKDKAGKAVSHNCYWLSPGNDLKALNNMPDAKVSVKVLGASKGKNEDKWILQVTNNSDKLAFFVRPQLMVNGEEVMPAYWSSNYFTLAPHGDITVSVSAPAVKLGSNTPAIVVEGWNIEKQTINSLVKTK; encoded by the coding sequence ATGAAAAGACTTGTATGTATCCCGGCTTTCCTGTTCACAATTAGTTTGATCTTTACCAGTCATGCCCTTGCGCAGAACGGAGTGGTCAAACAAGTGAAACTGACAAACTTCGATCTGCAATCATCGGCCCTGGTAAAAGAGCCGGGTAGCGAAATATCCAACCCTGCATATCATTCCCGCGTTTACTGGTTCCCGGTAAAAGTACCCTCGACGGTACTGACAGGTCTTGTCGCGAATCATATTTATCCTGATCCATACCAGGGCCTGAACAACATGCTGATACCCGATGCGTCGGATCAGTTCAATAAAGAATACAACCTGGAACAATACAGTTATTTGCCCAATGAGCCTAATCCGTGGAAAAAACCCTATTGGTACCGCACCACTTTTAAAGTGCCAGCTACTGATAAAGGGCATTATTTTCAGCTGATATTCAAGGGAATCAATTACCGGGCAGCCGTTTGGCTAAATGGTAAGCTGATAGCCGACTCGGCCCAAATGGCAGGCATGTTCGCCGAACATAACCTGGATGTCAGCAGTGAAATAAAGGCAGGTGCAGAAAATGCGCTTGCTGTCAAAATATATCCGCTTGATTACCCCGGTTATCCATCCAAGGAGCAATTACAGGCGCTGGGCCCTTTTTATGAGAACGGCGGCCCCACTGGTGATATAGGTAAAAATGTTACTATGCTTTGTTCCGCAGGCTGGGATTGGATACCGCCCGTGCGCGACCGGAATATGGGAATTTGGCAGCCCGTTTTTTTGAGAACGACAAGCGCGGTAACCATCAGCCGCCCTCAACTGATAACTGAGTTACCCAAATTGCCCGATACGTCGGTTGCTAACCTGAAACTGAATCTTACTTTAGCCAATCACAGCGCCCGTGCTGAAGCCGGTAAATTGAGGATCAACATCGCTCCCGAAAATTTCACAGGTGCCGCCCCGGTACAATACACTGAAGATGTAAATGTGGGGGGCCATGAATCGAAAGGGGTTAAATTAAATAAGCTTTTTAGCAATCCGCATCTATGGTGGCCGAACAACTACGGACGGGCGAACCTGTACCGAGTCCGCCTGCAATATGTGAACAGGGATGGGTCGGTAGCTGACGATACTTCTTTTGTTTTCGGAGTGCGGACGGTCGGCTCAAAAACGACCACAGTAAAGGGCTTTGTCCGCCGCGACTTTTATGTTAATGGCAAACGCGTGCACCTTGACGGCGGCGCGTGGGTACCCGATATGATGGTAAACCGCGATTCGGCCAGGTACGATTATGAGATGCATTTGTGCCGCAATGCCAACGTAAACCTCGTCCGTATCTGGGGTGGAGGTGTTACGCCTCCCGATGCCTTCTGGAACGCCGCAGATAGATATGGCCTGATGGTATGGTCGGATTTTTGGGTAACCGGTGATACCCAGGGCGAATTCAAAGGATCGCCGGACTGGCCGCTTGAGGGAAATGTGTTCGTTACTAATGTGGTGAGCACCATTTACCGCATACGAAACCACCCAAGCCTGTTAGTTTGGACAGGTGGCAACGAGGGGCATGCACGGAGGGAGCTGTATGATGCAATGCGCAATAATATTATCAATCTTGATGGTACACGGCCATTTATTCCGAGTTCATCGGGTTTCGCCAAACTGCCGCAGGGGTGGGAGGGTTCTTACCCGGACAATATGCCTTCGGGAGTTTACAGTGGCGGACCATACGCCTGGCGCGATCCTAAAATATATTACCGTTTAGCCGATGCCGGTCGTGATTGGGTATTTAAGGACGAAACCGGCATACCCTCGCAACCGCCTTATAATACTTTGGCCAAAGTAATACCTAACCTGGTATGGGACACCAAATTGCCGTTTCCGCTCAATAATTCGTGGGGTTACCACGATGCGGCAACAGGAGCGGCACAATACGATAAATATATCGAAGAAATGGTAAAACGCTATGGCCAGCCTGCGACCATGGTGAACTTTTCGGACAAAATGCAACTGATGAATTACGTTGGCTACCAGGGCATATTTGAGGCCGCCGGTCACAAGCTTAATGAAACGGGTGGCGTAATGTTGTGGAAGTTGAATGCCGCGCTCCCGAGCGTTGTATGGCAGATATATGACTGGTACCTGGAGCCGAATGCCGGATATTATGCCATGCAAAACGCATGCGAGCCGGTTCATATGCAGTTTAACCAGGACGATTCAACTGTGGCGGTAATCAACAGATACCATCATCCGACAGCCGATCTGAGAGCGACCGTCTCTATCTATAATGCAGATAGCAAACTGCTCAAAACATTTAATGCTGGTGGTGTGAAGCTCGATTCGGCCGGAACAAAACAGATCATGCCGCTAAAAGAAGCCATGCAGGGCATAAACGAAATGGTTTTCGTGGTGATGGATCTAAAGGATAAGGCCGGGAAAGCAGTTTCCCATAATTGCTATTGGCTATCGCCGGGCAACGATCTGAAAGCTTTGAACAATATGCCCGATGCGAAAGTCTCCGTCAAAGTTTTGGGCGCGTCAAAAGGGAAAAATGAAGATAAGTGGATATTGCAGGTCACAAATAATTCGGATAAGCTGGCGTTCTTTGTACGGCCGCAGCTCATGGTTAACGGAGAGGAAGTGATGCCGGCTTACTGGAGTTCAAATTATTTCACACTGGCCCCACACGGTGATATAACAGTCTCGGTAAGCGCACCGGCAGTTAAGTTGGGAAGTAATACACCTGCGATTGTTGTAGAAGGCTGGAACATTGAGAAACAAACCATCAATTCATTGGTTAAAACAAAATAG